The sequence ATCGACTCCCCACGGTGGTCGAGCTGATTCCGCGAAAGGAGTTCAAAAAACGTCGGCGAAAGGAGGAGGGCGGCCCTCAGGGTGTGCAGTTCACGAGCCAGTCCGGCACGCCCTACGGCATGGCCCGCTATGACGTTTACGATCCCGAACAGGTATTACCCTGCCATCGTGGCCCCTGGGGAACCTGGGTGGCGGTGGATCTGAGGCAGGGCCGGGTGCTGTGGGAGACGCCGGCCGGGCCTTTCCCAAACGCCAAAGATCACCCCGAAGCCCGAAACTGGGGTTCGTTGCTGTCCGGTGGGCCTGTAATGACCGCTGGTGGACTAACGCTCGCCCCGTCCCGCTGGGATCGGACGCTGATGGTGATGGCCAGCGACACCGGCGATGTTCTGACGCGGATTACGCTGCCGGCGCAACCGCAGGCGACACCGATGACGTACCAAATGAATGGCCGACAGTACGTGGTCTTGACGGCCGGCGGCAGTCAGCCGGAGGGCAGCATGCCGGGAGATTTTGTGCTGGCGTTTGCTCTGCCTGAGTAAGCGGTCTACTCCTAGCTGAACCGGGTCGGCGATCAGGGTGCTGCCGCCGCTGCCGGTTTACGTTAGAGTTTTCGGACTGCTGGATTCGATAAGGTGTTTACCGAGGCGTGAAAGAACTGCCGCCCTACCGCGTTTTCTGGATGCCGGGCTGTTCCAGCTGTCTGCGGACCAAAGAGTTTTTGATCGAGCACGGTATCGTGTTCGAGTCGATTAACGTCAAGGAAGTCCCGGAAGCGTTGACCGAATTGGCGGAGCTGGGGTTTCGCTCGGTGCCGGTGATGGCCCGGGGAAGGGAAGGTACTTACTGTCAGGATCTTCGCGATGTGGCGGCTTTTGTGGGGGTGGCGATCAGTGAGCCTGCTCTGACGCCGGCGCAGTATGTGGACAAATGCCAACGCGTAATCGACGCTGCGTGTCGCTACGCCCGTCAGCTTTCCAGCGGGCAGCTCAAGGGAAGTTTTCCAGGTCGAGATCGACCCTACAGCGATCTGGTCTATCACATCTTCATGGTGATCAATGCATTCCTCGAATCGGCTCAGGGCGGCCGTCTGGACTACGAGTGGTTCGAGCGACTGACGCCCGAAGGCGTGGAAACCGGCGAGCAGCTTGCGGCGCTCGGTAGGCAGGTCAGTACGCAGCTCGCTGCCTGGTGGGATGCGGCGGGCGGCGTGCTGCCGGACCGGCTAGACACCTACTACGGCCAGCGGCGTTCGCTGAACGTTTTGGAACGAACCACCTGGCACGCGGCCCACCACTGTCGGCAGCTGGAAGCGCTGGTGAAGCAGTTTGGCTTTGTCCCCGATGGACCGCTGGGCGACGCCGAGCTCGCGGGGCTGCCGCTGCCCCGCGAGGTTTATGACAACGAAGTCTCGATGAGTTGAGCCCGACCGCAGCGGTGAGTGAGAGTAGAAGTGTCCGCCAGCCTACGTTTCCAGTCCAAACGGATCGTAGCCATGAATGTCGCCTTTCTTTGGCAATCCGCAGAGCGCGTTGGAGGCCAGCCGGCCGCCCATGACCGTGCCCTCCACGCTGCCGACGTTCAGGCCGGTGTAGATCCAATCACCGGCGATGGTCAGGTTGTGATATCCCGTCGCGTCAGCCCTCAGCCGATACTTGGCGCTGCCAGGCGGGCTGGTGACATAGCGTTCCGTCGGATCGATGTTGGCGCGCCAGAACTGGGTCTCGAAGCGCCTGGCTCCGCGTGGCGCAGCGTTCGGGTCCGCGGCATGCAGCAGGCTTAGATCCAGGCCGACTGGGTCGGCCGCGCCCTGCACAGCGTTGACGGTGGCATTTGCGAGGAGCGGGCCGGTGGCGGCCCCAAGGTACTGGATACACTGATAGCGGACGCGATCGTGCTGCGCTGCGGGAAAGTGATGGTCGTTGAAGTCGGGAATGCCGGCGTCGGGCATGGTGCCGCAGATGTACAGCAGTCCTTTTGGCCCCGAGTCAGCCGGCCAGTCCTCGACGTTGAGCAGATGGCTGAAGTCAACCTGGCCACCGAGGGGATTTACGTAAGTTCCAGCAATCCACACGTTGTTTCCGGGCAGAGACGGCAGGCCCAGCTCCGGCAGCGCGCTGTCAAACCACAGCTGCATAGCCTGCGTTTGCACGGTCGGCACCTCGTCCACCATGGCCTGCCAGCGTGTCCGCCCCTTGGGGTCCTCACACTCGGGAGCGTTGCTCGTGTCTTCGAGCAGCTCCCGGCAGAGGTACGGCAGAGCGCCGATAGATATCGCGAGCACCACCTGATCAAAGTCTTCGCCGCACTTCAGCGTTTGCTGCGCCGGGTTCTCCCAGCGTGACCAGTAGGACTCCAGGTCGTAGCCACCTCCCGGCAGCTCGCTTCCCCCGGCGAGCGCATCTCCTTCCTTCAGCTGCGCGAAGTTGGGACGGTTGGGCCAGCACCTTAGTCCCTTAATCGGACCGATCAGCGGGTCGTATTCGCCTTGCAGCACGTGAGCCTGGATGCCGAGATCGATCTCAGCCACCGATTTTTTGTCCGGCGCCAGTTTCAGCTCCTCAACCTTGTGAAAAAACTTGAACTCAACGCCCCGGGACCGCAGCGCCCAGTAGAGCGGTGCGATGACCGTCTCGCCGGTTCCGGCCGCGAACAGCATCCCAAACGCCCCCAGATAGGCGAACTGGCGGAGATTCCAGTCGAGGTAGGAAGCCGCACTCATCTGCGGTGCAATCGACGTGTCCCCCTGCGGGAACTGATAGGACAGGGCAATGGTGTTGAGGGTCAGCGGGCTGCTCAGCGTCATCGGATGGGCGCCATGACGGCCCAGCCATTCGGCGAAGTTTTCGTCGTCGATTGCGTCGAAGCCGCGTTCGGGAATGCGATCCTGAAACAGCCCGCTGAGCGTAGCAAGGCCAAGATCCAGGATCACAAACAGGTGTCGGAGGTCGCTGTGTTCTTCAAGCAGCTCACCAGCGCTCAGCAGTTTCGCCAGCGGGCGCCAGCACTTCTCGAGTAGCCCTACCAGCCACTTGGCCAGCGCTGGGTGTGAGGCAACGTCGGCATGTTGTTCCAGCTCCTGCACCAGCTTGGCCAGCAGGGTCTTGTGATCGCCGCCGGCGTTGCCTTCAGCGGACTGCTGCATCTTTGCCGCCAGAACCCCCAGAATCTTCAGCATGGCCTCGAGGCGATGCTCAAACTTGGCCAGATCGCCTGCCTGTGAATAGCGATAGCTGTTTATGGGCAATTCCAATGACCAGTGTTCCCAGGCGGCGCGGTTGAAGTCCCACATCGCTACGGCGTTCTGCAGGTCGAACGCCTCGTCCAGGCTGGTGAGAAAGCCGGCGTTGTCGGGGAGCGCCGCCAGCTCCTCGAAAACCTCATTGAGCATCTCCAGCGCGTTGTAGTAGCTGCCGAGGAAACCGTGGATGCCGTGTTCCTCCAGACGATACCCGTTGGCCGCATCTCGCCCGGTGGCGCACTTGCCGCCCAGCCGCCAGCCCATCTGATAAACGGTGACTTCGTAGCTGCCGGTCTTCTGCAGCTCCCACGCTGCGGTCAGCCCTCCGATGCCTCCACCTAAAATGGCGACCCGCTGTTTGCCTGAGTGCATATGCTTCCCTTTTTTATCCGAAGAAATTGCCTACGCTCGCGCGACAGAGTAAACCAGGCCCGCTGCCCGTGGTATCTTCTTTTTTCGGATTTCTTGTCGGGTGCTTTCGGTGTTTTTGCACTACAGTTCGCTGACTCTTCTCGCGCTGGCGATGGCCGTGTTTGCCTGGATGGCCGTCACTACGCTGAAACAGGCGCGGGAAGGCGTTGCGTGGTCCCTTGGGATCTATTTTGTCCTTGTGCTGCCGGGGATCGGCGGTGCTGCGCTGCAGGTGGTGGCGGATGACGCGACCACCCTGGCGGTAGCCAAGGTCATGATGTTTTTCTGTCGCGCCGGCATTCCGGTGGCGCTGATTGCGCTGGTCTTCGACATGATGGGTCGACCCTTCCGGCCCCGGTCGCTCGTGCTGTTGAGCGTGATCCCGGTCTGCACGATGTTGCTCGCGCTGACCAACTCCGCTCACGGACTGCTCTGGTCGCCCCAGCTCGACGACGGCTCGGGCCAGCTGCTCGTCCACCCGGCCTGGGGGCCGTGGTATCGGTTTGTCCATGCGCCCTACAGCTACCTGCTGCTGGGCAGCATGATGGGCATCTTTTTCCTCCGCCTGTCGGCCGTATCTGCGCCGCAGCGCCGGTCCATGGTGCTGTTTCTCATCATCAGCCTGGGCCCGATGCTCACCGGCCTGCTGCACTCGTTCGGCATCCATCTCGACCGGCTGTGGTTGCCGGCACTTTCGGTTTCGCTAACCGCGCCGCTGTTCCTGTGGATCATCAACGACCTCCGCGACCACCGCTTCCGGCCGGTGTCCTACCGCGAGCTGATCGAGCAGATCGACGATCCGGTGATCGGAATCGACCTGGCTGATCGGGTGGTGTCGATCAACCACGCCGCCAGCGCGCTCTTCGGGATGGATCGAGCGGCGCTGCTCGGTAGGCCGCTGCCGTCGGAGTCACCCGTGACCATCGCGCTTGCCTCGTCGCTGGCTACCGGCGAGCCGCTGCTGCACGACGAGCGCTGGTTTGACGTGCGCAAGTCTGACGTGCTGGCCGACGACGGGAGCCCGCGGGGCCAGACGCTGATCTGTCGTGACGTCACGGCCGAAAATGCGGCGCAGGAGGCGCTCGCCACCGGTGAGCAACTGATGCGTACCATCGTTGAACACGCCTCTTACGGGATTGTTCGCCTGCGCCGCGATTGGCCGACCGCTGACGGTGAGCCGGTTGCCTACCGCTGCGTCTTTGCCAACGCTGCGGCGGCAGGCTGGGCGAGGGTCGATGCCGACAGCCTGGCCGGCAAGGACGCGGGGGAGATTCTGTCGCTGGTGCTGGCCGGATGGCGGGGTGACGAGGCGACCCTGGCTCGGCGAATCTTCTCTGCCGCGGCGGACGGTCAAGTGGTTTCCGAGGACGTGGAGCTCAGCGGCGATCGCAGCAAAAGCTGGCTTCGGCTCGAGGCGGAGCCGGTAGACAACGACCTTGTGCTGACGTTGACCGATATTTCGAGTTTGATGCGTCGGCAGCTCGCAGCGGAACGAAAAGCGAATTCGGACTACCTGACGGGCATCTTGAGTCGGCACGGGTTCGAGCAGGCCGCCCAGCGGGTGGTTGAGAGCGAGGCTGGTGGCCTGGTGCTATTCATCGATCTCGACGGCTTTAAGCAGGTGAATGATCAGTTCGGCCATTCGGTGGGTGATCGCCTGCTGCAGATTGTCTCCGGCCGGCTCGTGGACACCTGCCGCTCGCAGGATCTGGTTGGACGCTTTGGTGGCGATGAGTTTGTGGTGCTGGCGGCCGGCCTGACCCCGGACACAGAACAGAACCTGGTCGACCGGGTGACCGATGCCCTGAGCGAGGCCTACCAGCTGGACGATCAGCGCGTGACCTGTAGCGCGTCGATCGGGCGAGCCCGGTTCCCTGAGCATGGCGAAACGCTGGAATCGCTGCTGGCCCACGCAGATAGGGATATGTACCGAGCCAAGCGGGCCGGGGCTGGCGGGGTCGTGCTCTCCACCGAAAAACGCCGCGCTTGAGCGCTAACTCGAGGCCACTTCTCCAGGCGGCGCCTGAAGTCGGCCCATCGGGCGGTTTCGCACGCTAGAATTCCACCATGGCTGACGTTTTCATCTCCTACAGCAGGCAAGACCGGGCATCCGTCGAAACGCTGGCGTCAGCGCTCAACGCACGGGGGCTGGACGTTTTCTGGGATCGCGACATCGGGGCCGGCGCGGACTTTGCCCAAACGATTGAAAGAGAGATCGACGCGGCGCGGCAGGTTGTGGTCGTCTGGTCAGAAAGCGCTACGGAATCCCAGTGGGTTCGGGACGAGGCTGAACTCGCGCAGAGCCAGGGCAAGCTGGTGCCGACCTCCCTGGACGGCACGCTGGGGCCGCTGGGTTTTCGCCAGCTTCAAACGCTGGATCTGTCCGGCTGGTTCAGACAGCGGGATGCGGGCTCCCTGGAAGAGCTGGTGCGTCGAATCGATCAAACGCCTGCAGACCGCCCGCAGACCCAGCAAGCCCCGGTGGCGCAAGCGAGCCTGGCAACGGGACGAAGCTGGGTCGTGGGCGCCGCACTGGCGTTCGTCCTGGCTATGGGCTGGCAGTGGTGGCGTACGAGCAGCGAGGCGCCGGCGCCACCGGGCGCCGTATCCCCTTCAGCTTCGGTGGCGGTTGCTGTCATTCCCTTTCGGAGCCTGACACCTGACGGCAGCGACGAGTTGTTTGCTGACGGCCTATCTGAGGAACTGCTCCATCGGCTGGCTGCCGTACGTGGACTGGCGGTCCCAGGCCGGTCGTCGGCATTTCGCTTCAAGCAAACCACTGAGAAGCCACAGAGTATGGGTCGCCAGCTCGATGTGGACTATCTGGTGGAGGGGACGGTGCGTCGATCCGGCGAGGCGCTACGGATAACGGCCTCGCTGGTCGAAGTCAGCAGTGGCTTCACCCAGTGGTCGCAAAATTTCGATCGGGAAATGGCGGATCTGTTTGAAATCCAAGACGGTATCGCGGAGGCCGTCGTGAGTGAGCTGTTGGGGGCGATCAGCTACGACGAGGTGGCCAAGGCCAGCTATCAATCAAACTCGCCGCAGGCCCACGCGAGCTACCTGGAGGGCCGGGCGTTGTGGCGCAGTCGCGAGCAGGGCGCTTTGACACGTTTTGAACGGGCGCTCGAGCAGGACCCGGAGCATGCACTGGCCCACGCTTACCGGGCCATCGTGGCCGCCTACTATGAGCAGGGCCCATCAGCGGCCGCAAGCCAGTCGCTTGCCAAAGCAGCGACGCTCGAACCCGACCATCCCGACATCCTGTTTGCCCAGGCCTGGGTCGCGGAGATGTCCGGTATCGAAGATGCGGCCAGTCTGGAGGACAACTATCGCCAGGCCCTGCGTGCCAATCCCCGTCACGTGGAAGCGCTCTACGCGAGCTTTCGGATCAGCGGGGATATCACGCTGCTGGAGAGCGCGCTGGCGATAGACCCGGCTCACTTGCCGGTTCGAGCGTCGCTGGCCTATCGCTACTATGTGGACGGCAACCGCGCCGCGGCCGCGAGCTCTCTTGTGCAGAGCCTTACGACCTACCCGGAGTTGTCGCCAGCCAGCCTCGGCGATACGGCAAAAGGTTTTGGGGATTTTGACACCTTTATCCGTCTGATTTTTAGCGATCCTGCACGTTCTCTGGCTGATCCCTGGTCGCGGTCGGTATTCGCTGCAACGCTGATGGAACTTGGCGCGGTGCCTGAAGCCCGGTTTGTGGTGGATCGCGGAACCGATCATTACAGCCTATCCATCCGCGCCAAGCTCCGCGAGGACTGGGAGGCGTATCGGGACGCGGTGAGCAGCCCGCAGGTACCACCTGTCTTTCGCCCGTTCGCCCTGGCGCTGGGATTCTATGAAGTGGGTCGGTACGACGATGCCCTGAGGGAGCTGACGGCGCGCTGGCCCGAGGTGTTCGCCGAGCAGCCGGAGTTTCGAGAGGGACGGTTCGGCAGCGAAGGCGACTGGGTGGCGCTGTTCGGCATTGATCTTCTCGAGCGGACCGGCGCGAAGAACCGGGCACGGGCGCTTGCCGAAAGCCTGCTCACAAAAATGCTGGAGTATCCGGATGTCATCAGCTGGCGCTACGACTTCCAGTCAGCGTTGGTCCACGCAAAGCTCGGTCAGCTCGAAGCGGCGGTCGCAGCGCTTTCGAACGCCCGCGAGCACGGTTTCAGATACCCGTTGACCTACGGCTGCGACGCCTGTCTGTGGCCTGAGATCTCCCGCCCCGACGGTTTTCTTCAGCCGATCCTGGCAGATCCGCGCGTGCAGGACATGCTGGACGAGCTCCAGCGCAGCAACGCGGAAGCCCTGCAGGAAATTGAGCGTCGCTACGGGGCGCTCAGTCATGTTCGCGCGTTGATGGCTGAGGAAGGCTAGCTCCTTGAACCGCGCAACCGGCTACAACGCCAGCATGCCGGAGTTTGCAAGCTTTATCGCAGCCTCCAACGCCGGATCGCGCCCGGCAAGCCACGATTCATACGTTTCCGGCGCCTCGATGTCCGGGTCGAAGCCCCGACCGTAAACCGGGTTCTCGGTTACCTGTTCGGTGAGCTGGTAGGGCACCCGCACAACGATGCCGGTGTTAGGCAGCGTGAGAAAGAAGATGATGCCAGCGGTTGGACCCTCCTGGCTGCCGCCGGTCGATTCCCCAACCAGCGTCGCGCGCCCGGTGGCCTGCATCACCGACACAAAGGAGGTTGAGCCCGAGGAGTTTGAGCGACTCGTGAGCACAATCAGGCGACCGCCGAACGCATCCGCCTGCGGTTCAAGCGGCCCACCCACGCCCCCAAACTCCGGCTTCACAGACCACCAGCCGTCGTCGCGTCGATTAAACTGAGTTGGTTGCGGGTTGAGCGCCGCCTTTTCCCAGGTGTCCAGGTGGTCCCGAAGGCCGTCGAGATTGATCGTCTTCACGCGGACATCCCGCGCCCCAAATGTCGGCTTGTCGATCAACCGGGTGACCAGGCCGAGCTGGGCGTCGGTGGACCCGCCGCCGTTGCGGCGCAGGTCCAGAATCATAGTCTCCACCCCACGTTCGGCCGCCTGACGAAACAGCGGTCCATAGATGGCTTCAGGCTTCACGGGCTTGCGGTAGTTGACGAACGTATCCACCGACAGCACCGCAACCTTTTCCGTCGGAAACTCGATGCGTGCGACCCCCGGATCGGAAAAGTTTTGGCCCCAGCGCTGGCCCGACGTCAGGTCCCGGAAAGCGGCGTAGCCGATGCGGGGCAGGGTGAGGTCGCGGATCACGCCGTCGCTAGAACGGGCTTTCACAACGACCTGTGCGGCGACGTCGTTCAGCAGCGGGTCGAAGTGGTCGAAGCCCGAGCCGAGAAACTCGCTGCTCGATGCCAGCACCACGCTTTTGACGTGATCGGTAAAGCCATCGACCGGTATGTAGGGCGCAACGGCGGCGAGCCGATCCTGCACCGGCGTGCCGTCGATGGTGAGAATCTCGTCTCCCCGCGCCAGCGCCGTACCGCCAGGCCGTGAAACATACATTCGATGGCTGCCATCTTGGTTGAACAGCCTGAAGCGGAAAGGGAGATAGAGCGGTGAGGTCTCCCGAGCCTGCTCCATGGTCTTCGGCAGCTCCACCTTTGTGTGGTCACAGCGAATGGCTGCGAGGATTCGTGACAGACCGAGGTAGGCTTCGGTGAAACTCACCTGCTCATCGAGTGACCCCTCGAGCTGCTGCCACATCCGATCCAGCGCGAGGGTCGAGGTATAACGGTCGTATCCCGGGTGCACCCGCTGCAGCGTTTCCCTGGCCAGCGCCAGATCGGCCTGAACCAGCGCTCGATCAAACGACGTCGACAGCGCCAGCGTTGGCAGCAGCGTCAGGAGCATAAGCCCCAGCTTTATCTTTCGCATTTGTTACTCCTGGTGTCACTCTCTTGGACGGCAACCGACGTTAGACGCCGCCCGGCGGGCAGCGGTTGAAGCGGGCCGGCGCTGTGTTACGGTCATGCTCCGACGTGTTTCCCGTGCCATATCCGATGATCGATTCCCTCACCGCATTTTCTCAGCTCAACGCCTGCGACCTGGCGGATGTACTTCCGCGCTCCCAGGTGCTTGACCGGGCCATTGCGCCCTTGCTGCCCACCATGCCGCGTATCCTCGGTCCGGCCTATACCGTCCACTGCCCGGCGGGGGACAACCTGATGATGCATGCAGCGATTTATGCGGCGCAGCCGGGGTCAATCATTGTGGCTCGAAGCGAAGACGGGCTCAGCGCCATGGTCGGCGGAAACGTTTGTGCCATGGCCCAGCAGCGCGGCATCGTTGGCCTGGTGATCGACGGAGTCGTTAGGGACCTCGGCGAGATTCGAGAACTGGGTTTTCCTGTCTACGCTCGCGGACTCTGTCCGAAACCTGCCGCAAAAAAGCAGCCGGGTCCGGTAACGCCAACGGTTGACTGTGGGGGTGTCGACATTTCGCCGGGCGACCTGGTGCTGGCGGACGAAGAGGGTGTCGTGGCGCTGCCAAAAAACGAGGCAGCTCAGCTCCTCCAGGAGGCGCAGGAAAAGGCGGACCGAGCGGCGGCAACGCCCCTCGCCGATTGGGCAGCCAAGCATCAGCAGGTGATTGCCAAGGCGATGGGGGACGGCTGACGTTAACCTGGCGCTAGCCGGAGGCTGAGGCGAGGGTCAACGCACTGTCGAAGCCGCGACGCAGCACTATCCCGAGATCCTCGTCCCTATTCAGCTGACTGGCCGGCGCCACCAGCGAGACAAATCCGTCGGTGTGCCAGCGAAAGGACGCGGGGGCAGCGGGCAGCGCAGCAACGGGCGGCGCGGGCCACGGCGTGCAGTAGAGGTACGGTTCATCGTAGCTACCGTCTCCCGGGGATAAACCTACTCCCACTGATCGAGCGAATTCCGGGTCGCCCGACTCGAGTACGAACAGCGACGCCAGGTCAAAGTGGTGTGGCCAGCAGCGCGCCTCTGGGCGGGTTACCGCCAGATGTTCGCAATCGCTGATCAGAACCTGCAGCGCGAGATCCGCCTCGTGAAACCAGCGCCCGAGTGTGGCGGCCGCGGCTGCGTGTTCGGTTAGATCCTCATAGTCAATCGCATATTCCAGCGAGTAAGGCATCTGTGCGTCGGAGGTCTCCTTGAGATCCGTAGCCAAGAGCCGTGCGTCGGCCCAGCGCTGCGCCGACATCTCCGAGGCGCCGACCAGGGTCTGCTCAGCCTCAACACGACCCCGATCCAGCCACAGCAGGTTTTGGTCAGCAAAACGAAACCCCAGCTGAAAACGTTGTCCGGGGTCTAACGGCCGGCTTAACAGTGCGACGTGTTCTCGGTTCCATCCCAGGTTGGAATGGCTGTCGTCAGCATTCGGCGGGAAATTCGCCCGCGCAGCCCTGGAGGGCCACTGACAGGCCGCGTGAGTGAGCTCTCGGGCACGGCCGAGCCTGCTCGGATCCGTCCCGGCATGTCGTTCAACGGTCAACGGTCCAAGATGGTTTCGAACCCGCCGAAGATCATGCGCTTGCCGTCAAACGGCATGGCGCCCGGGCCCATTTCGGCCATCCGCGGATCTTCCATGGCGGACTTCAGACCCGCGTCGCGCGCGGCCCGAGAGGGCCAGGTGATCCAGGAAAACACCACCGTCTCGTTGGGCTCACACTGAACCGACAACGGGAACGAGGTGACTTTGCCTTCCGGGACATCGTCGCCCCAGTTTTCCACGACCGAGATGGCGCCGTGATCCTTAAAGACCGCAGCCGCCAGCTCGGCAACCTCCAGATAGGCCGCCTTGTTGGCGGTGGGGACAGGAATGACGTAACCGTCAGCGTAAGCCATGGACTCCCTCCTGGCCTGGGGTGTCTAAGAGCAGGATGCGGACCCAGGCACGCTCACGAGTATAGCGCCTGCGGTCGTCGTGGGCGCTAAGTCACCTTGCCACGTCGCTTCCAGCCCGAGTATGCCTTCAACGCGTCGCGGTATGGCTCAACGTCGGTCGGGTCGTAGTCTTTGAGATCGACAGGGATCATGCCGATAAAGTGATAGCCCGCCGGTGTCGGATCGATTTGCGCCGCGCGGAACCGTACCCCGGCTGCTGCGGCGGCGGTGGCGGCCTCAGCGAAAGCCGGATCGTGAAGCCGGCTCGGTCTTAGCGATTTCCCGTCGGTTCGCTGCAGCACAAACAGAACGGTGGCACGCCGCCCCTGGCTGGTCTGCTCAGCGAGTTCCCGCAGATGTTTGGCGGCGCGCTCGCTGACCGAGTCTGGAAAGTAGGCGCGGTGATCGGGATAAACCAGATGACAGTTCTTGACCTCAACCAGGTGTTCGGACTTGCCGCTCGACAGCATCAAGTCGATCCGGGATCTGTTGCCGTAGGGCACTTCCCGGCGCACCTCGCGCCAGCGCTTGAGACCGGGAATCAGGCGAGCCCGAACCAGCGATTCGGCGATTCGGTTAGGAACCACCGTGTTGGCGCCAACGTATCGCCCGTCCAGTTCCAGCAGCTCGAGGGTCCACTTCAGCTTGCGTTTGCTGTTCGGCGGGGCGGCGGAGATCCAGGCGGTGGTCCCGGGGCGCACGAGGCCCTCCATCCGGCCTGGGTTGACGCAGTGGGTTTTGACGACTTCACCGCCTTCGAGCTCAACGTCGTAGATGAAGCGATCGTATCGCTGGACCAGTCGACATCGGGAGAGCGGTTGCAGGTGTGGGATGATCATGTTCATGGCGCTCATAGGCTGACGACCTTAACGTGAAAACGCCGGCAATACCGTTGCACGACAAGCCGTACAGAACCCCAGCTCAGGGGTAAAGACGCTTGCGATCTTTGGACTCATCGCTATGCTGCGCCAATGGAGCCACCCGAGTCTGATCAGCAGTCAATCGAGCGCACGAACCTTTGGCGCGCCCTCGGTGCTGCGATCGTGCTGGTGCTGCTGGTTGCGGTTGCGGTGCATTCGAAAACGGCGAACTATCTGGAATTGGAAGTCGAGGCGACGGCCTACAACTCTCTCCCGAGCCAGACCACCGCTGAGAATGCCGACCTCGCGGCCTGGGGAGATCGGCTCAAGCCTGGCATGAAAGCTATCGCGGTATCTCGCGATCTGCTCGATATGGGGCTGGGTCACGGCTCGACGGTGACGATCGACGCGCTGCCTGGCAAGTGGAAGGTGCTCGACAAGATGAACCGGCGCTGGACGCGCAAAATAGACATCTACATGGGCGAAGACGTTGAAGCGGCTCGCACCTGGGGGCGGCGCAAAGTGACCATTCGATTTCGGCCCCAGACCGAAGAACCCTAGGGCTCAAGTTCACCGAGCCGGATAACGCTGACCTGCCGCCGCGCTCTCGTTGCGGCGTGACCGTTCCTTTGCTACTTTCCTACGCGTACCTCGTTAGAGCGAAAAGAGCTGACCTCATGAAGCAATCGATCCGCACTCTTCTGATTCTACTGGCA comes from Pseudomonadota bacterium and encodes:
- a CDS encoding diguanylate cyclase, with translation MFLHYSSLTLLALAMAVFAWMAVTTLKQAREGVAWSLGIYFVLVLPGIGGAALQVVADDATTLAVAKVMMFFCRAGIPVALIALVFDMMGRPFRPRSLVLLSVIPVCTMLLALTNSAHGLLWSPQLDDGSGQLLVHPAWGPWYRFVHAPYSYLLLGSMMGIFFLRLSAVSAPQRRSMVLFLIISLGPMLTGLLHSFGIHLDRLWLPALSVSLTAPLFLWIINDLRDHRFRPVSYRELIEQIDDPVIGIDLADRVVSINHAASALFGMDRAALLGRPLPSESPVTIALASSLATGEPLLHDERWFDVRKSDVLADDGSPRGQTLICRDVTAENAAQEALATGEQLMRTIVEHASYGIVRLRRDWPTADGEPVAYRCVFANAAAAGWARVDADSLAGKDAGEILSLVLAGWRGDEATLARRIFSAAADGQVVSEDVELSGDRSKSWLRLEAEPVDNDLVLTLTDISSLMRRQLAAERKANSDYLTGILSRHGFEQAAQRVVESEAGGLVLFIDLDGFKQVNDQFGHSVGDRLLQIVSGRLVDTCRSQDLVGRFGGDEFVVLAAGLTPDTEQNLVDRVTDALSEAYQLDDQRVTCSASIGRARFPEHGETLESLLAHADRDMYRAKRAGAGGVVLSTEKRRA
- a CDS encoding glutaredoxin domain-containing protein, which produces MKELPPYRVFWMPGCSSCLRTKEFLIEHGIVFESINVKEVPEALTELAELGFRSVPVMARGREGTYCQDLRDVAAFVGVAISEPALTPAQYVDKCQRVIDAACRYARQLSSGQLKGSFPGRDRPYSDLVYHIFMVINAFLESAQGGRLDYEWFERLTPEGVETGEQLAALGRQVSTQLAAWWDAAGGVLPDRLDTYYGQRRSLNVLERTTWHAAHHCRQLEALVKQFGFVPDGPLGDAELAGLPLPREVYDNEVSMS
- a CDS encoding FAD-dependent oxidoreductase, with product MHSGKQRVAILGGGIGGLTAAWELQKTGSYEVTVYQMGWRLGGKCATGRDAANGYRLEEHGIHGFLGSYYNALEMLNEVFEELAALPDNAGFLTSLDEAFDLQNAVAMWDFNRAAWEHWSLELPINSYRYSQAGDLAKFEHRLEAMLKILGVLAAKMQQSAEGNAGGDHKTLLAKLVQELEQHADVASHPALAKWLVGLLEKCWRPLAKLLSAGELLEEHSDLRHLFVILDLGLATLSGLFQDRIPERGFDAIDDENFAEWLGRHGAHPMTLSSPLTLNTIALSYQFPQGDTSIAPQMSAASYLDWNLRQFAYLGAFGMLFAAGTGETVIAPLYWALRSRGVEFKFFHKVEELKLAPDKKSVAEIDLGIQAHVLQGEYDPLIGPIKGLRCWPNRPNFAQLKEGDALAGGSELPGGGYDLESYWSRWENPAQQTLKCGEDFDQVVLAISIGALPYLCRELLEDTSNAPECEDPKGRTRWQAMVDEVPTVQTQAMQLWFDSALPELGLPSLPGNNVWIAGTYVNPLGGQVDFSHLLNVEDWPADSGPKGLLYICGTMPDAGIPDFNDHHFPAAQHDRVRYQCIQYLGAATGPLLANATVNAVQGAADPVGLDLSLLHAADPNAAPRGARRFETQFWRANIDPTERYVTSPPGSAKYRLRADATGYHNLTIAGDWIYTGLNVGSVEGTVMGGRLASNALCGLPKKGDIHGYDPFGLET
- a CDS encoding TIR domain-containing protein, which translates into the protein MADVFISYSRQDRASVETLASALNARGLDVFWDRDIGAGADFAQTIEREIDAARQVVVVWSESATESQWVRDEAELAQSQGKLVPTSLDGTLGPLGFRQLQTLDLSGWFRQRDAGSLEELVRRIDQTPADRPQTQQAPVAQASLATGRSWVVGAALAFVLAMGWQWWRTSSEAPAPPGAVSPSASVAVAVIPFRSLTPDGSDELFADGLSEELLHRLAAVRGLAVPGRSSAFRFKQTTEKPQSMGRQLDVDYLVEGTVRRSGEALRITASLVEVSSGFTQWSQNFDREMADLFEIQDGIAEAVVSELLGAISYDEVAKASYQSNSPQAHASYLEGRALWRSREQGALTRFERALEQDPEHALAHAYRAIVAAYYEQGPSAAASQSLAKAATLEPDHPDILFAQAWVAEMSGIEDAASLEDNYRQALRANPRHVEALYASFRISGDITLLESALAIDPAHLPVRASLAYRYYVDGNRAAAASSLVQSLTTYPELSPASLGDTAKGFGDFDTFIRLIFSDPARSLADPWSRSVFAATLMELGAVPEARFVVDRGTDHYSLSIRAKLREDWEAYRDAVSSPQVPPVFRPFALALGFYEVGRYDDALRELTARWPEVFAEQPEFREGRFGSEGDWVALFGIDLLERTGAKNRARALAESLLTKMLEYPDVISWRYDFQSALVHAKLGQLEAAVAALSNAREHGFRYPLTYGCDACLWPEISRPDGFLQPILADPRVQDMLDELQRSNAEALQEIERRYGALSHVRALMAEEG